In Humulus lupulus chromosome 6, drHumLupu1.1, whole genome shotgun sequence, a single genomic region encodes these proteins:
- the LOC133785091 gene encoding uncharacterized protein LOC133785091 has protein sequence MADPYQIEQQENEHPKAYLQRFIDLVHQIHDVDPITAANLFVKSLQVGSLLHENLTMTPPYDMAEVQTRAEGVFKVLEFRERAQKKSVLISAPPTNNPPPPARDDKRKWNQTDHAKEGKRPRQDRQSPRYPSFEYTVPQEIIYEENKERPIWREPYKITTPSDKRDKSRYCLFHKDHGHTIAECHNLKNQIQALMKSGRLTQYIKEAGRPGTSRHNPASATAPQVSDLVHTASDSTQEPLKQVPMIHGIVELTENQEHITKIHKRVEERVKRYK, from the coding sequence ATGGCTGACCCCTATCAGATTGAGCAACAGGAAAATGAACATCCGAAAGCATATTTGCAGCGTTTCATTGACCTCGTGCATCAAATCCACGACGTCGATCCAATTACCGCAGCcaatctcttcgtcaaaagcTTGCAGGTGGGGTCTCTTTTACATGAAAATCTCACCATGACGCCACCCTACGACATGGCAGAAGTGCAGACCCGAGCCGAGGGCGTCTTCAAGGTCTTGGAATTTCGAGAACGTGCGCAGAAGAAGTCTGTGCTCATCTCTGCTCCACCAACAAATAACCCTCCGCCACCTGCTAGAGATGACAAGAGGAAATGGAACCAAACAGATCACGCGAAGGAAGGAAAGAGGCCAAGACAGGACCGACAGTCACCACGATACCCTTCCTTCGAATACACCGTCCCGCAAGAAAtcatttatgaagaaaataaagaaagaccTATCTGGCGAGAGCCCTATAAAATTACCACTCCTTCTGACAAGAGGGATAAAAGCAGGTACTGCCTCTTCCATAAAGATCATGGTCATACGATCGCCGAATGCCATAACCTGAAAAATCAGATCCAAGCCCTCATGAAGAGTGGGAGGCTTACCCAATACATCAAGGAGGCAGGCAGACCCGGCACCTCGCGGCATAATCCTGCTTCTGCCACAGCGCCGCAAGTGTCAGATCTCGTGCACACAGCCTCTGATAGCACTCAGGAACCTCTTAAGCAAGTCCCTATGATCCACGGGATCGTGGAGCTCACTGAGAACCAAGAACATATCACCAAAATCCATAAGAGGGTGGAAGAACGAGTGAAGCGATACAAATGA